The Streptomyces sp. NBC_00459 DNA segment GCGTCGGGCTGGGCGCCTCCGGGATCGGTTGGGGCCAGGTGCTCCGGTTCCTCCGGGACGGGGTCACCGGGGGCACCATCCGCGCCGGTGACGTGGCCGCGTACACCATTGTCTGGGAGTTGCGGCTGCCCCGGGTGGTGCTCGCCGCCGTGGTCGGGGCGGGGCTCGCGGCCGTCGGGGTGGCCGTGCAGGCCATGGTGCGCAACGCGCTCGCCGATCCGTTCGTCCTCGGGATCTCGTCCGGTGCTGCCGTGGGGGCCAACGCCGTGATTCTGCTGGGGGCGTTCGCCGGGCTGGGGGTGTGGGCGCTGTCCGTGTCGGCCTTCGTCTCCGCGCTCGCCGCCATGGTGCTGGTGTACGCCGTTGCCCAGTCCGCCGCTCATGGGCTCACCCCGCTGCGGCTGATCCTCACCGGGACCGCGCTGGCCTACGGCTTCGAGGCCGTCACCACCGTGATGGTGTTCGGGGCCGCCCGGGGCGAGGCGGCGCGCTCGGCGATGATGTGGCTGCTCGGGAGTCTGGGCGGGGCCACCTGGGCGCAGGTGCCGATCGCCGCCGTTACCGTCCTCGTTGGGTGGGCGTGGCTCGCCCGGCGCGCCGAGTCCCTCAACGCGCTCGCCATGGGCGACGAGACCGCCGCCGCCCTCGGGGTCCAACCCGCGAGGCTACGGCGGGAGTTGTTCCTCGTGACCGCCGCCGTGACCGGCACCGTCGTCGCCGTCAGCGGGGCCATCGGCTTCGTCGGGCTCATGGTCCCGCATGTCGTACGGATGCTCGTGGGCGCCGATCACCGGCGGGTGCTGGCGGTCGCGCCGCTCGTCGGGGCCGTGCTGCTGGTGTGGGCCGACGTACTGTCCCGACTGCTCCTCGCACCTGCCGAGCTGCCCGTCGGGGTGATCACCGCCGTGGTCGGCGTACCGGCGTTCCTGCTGCTGATGCGGCGCGGCGGCTACGCGTTCGGGGGGCGGTGAGGGCATGCGGCTCGATGTGGAGGGTGTGTCGGTCGACGTGGGGGCGGTCCGGCTCGTCGAGGACCTCACGATGCGGGTGGACAGCGGGTCCTTCGTCGGGCTCGTCGGGCCCAACGGGAGCGGAAAGTCCACCCTGTTGCGGTGCGTGTACCGGGCGCTGCGGCCGACGGGGGGTGCGGTGCGGCTGGACGACGTCGACGTGCACGGCATGGAGCCCCGGGCCGCCGCCCGGGTGCTCGCCGCGCTGCCCCAGGAGTCGTCCGCCGAGTTCGACTTCACCGTCGCCGAGGTGGTGGCGATGGGACGGCTGCCGCATCAGGGGCGTACGGCGGCCGGGGACCGGGACATCTGCGCCGCCGCCCTGGAGCGGACCGGCGTCACGCACCTGGCCGACCGCGGATTCCTCGCCCTGTCCGGCGGCGAGAAGCAACGCGTGCTCATCGCACGGGCGTTGGCCCAGCAGCCCCGGGTCCTCGTCCTCGACGAACCCACCAACCACCTGGACATCGCCCACCAGTTGGACGTCCTTTCCCTGGTCCGCTCCAGCGGCCTGACCGCACTGGCCGCCCTGCACGACCTCAATCTCGCCGCCGCCCACTGCGATCTGCTGTACGTCATCGCCGGGGGCCGGGTCGTCGCGTCGGGCCCGCCGCACGAGGTGCTCCAAGCCGCACTGCTGTCCGAGGTGTTCGGGGTGCGCGCCCATCCCGTCAGGCATCCGGAGACGGGCGCCGTACAGCTGCTCTTCGACCTGCTCCCCAAGCAGCCCTGAGAACCAGAGAACCCGAGAGCCCAAGAACCGAAGAGCCCGAGAACCCGAAAACCTGAGGAACTTCCCCCATGTGCAAGCCAGTTGTCTCCCCCGTGCTCATGTCCGTGCTCATGTCCGTGCTCGTCACCGGGTGCGGTGCCAGCGTCGAGAAGCCTTCGGCGCAGGCGTCGTCCGCTGCCGTCACCCTCACCAACTGCGGTCAGAAGGTGACCTACGAGAAGGTTCCCGAGCGGGTCGTCACGAACGACGTCGGGATCACCGAGCTGATGTTCGCGCTCGGTCTGGAGGACCGGATGGCCGGGTTCGCGATGCCCGACGACAAGGGTGATCTGACCGGCGTGCCCTGGAAGGACGGCTACGGCAAGGTGAAGTGGCTGTCCAAGCAGCAGCTCACCAAGGAGAACGTCCTCGACGCCCGCGGCGACTGGGTCTTCGCCGGCTGGAACTACGGCTTCCGCGACGACAACGGCTTCACCCCGGACGCGCTGAAGAAGCTCGGCATCCCCTCGTACGTCCTCACCGAGTCCTGCCGCAACGGCCGTACGAATACCTCGCGCGGCATCATGCCGCCCCTGGACGCCCTCTACACCGACCTCACCAACCTCGGAAGGCTCTTCGGTGTCGAGCAGCGCGCGGCCACCCTGATCGCGGGCTTCAAGAAGCAGGTCGCGGCGGTGGCGGCGAAGGCCCCGACCGGGAGCGCGCGTCCGAAGGTGTTCCTCTACGACAGCGGCACGGACGCGCCCTTCACCTCCGGGCGGTATGCCGCGCCCGAGGAGGTCATCAGCAAGGCCGGCGGCGTCAACGTCATGAACGACCTCGACGACTCCTGGACGACGGTGGGCTGGGAAACGGTGGTCGAGCGCGACCCCGACGTCATCGTGATCTGCAACTACGGAGACGTCAGCGCGGAGCAGAAGCGCAAGTTCCTGTTGTCGTACGCCCCGTTGAAGAACGTCTCCGCCGTCAAGCACAAGCGCATCTTCGTCCTCGACTACGTGGACCTCGTCGAGAGCCCGCGCAATCCCTCCGCGATAGCCCGGCTGGGCGCCTACCTGCGCTCGGTGGCGGACACCAGGCCCGCCTCGTAGGCGATGATCACCAGCTGGACGCGGTCGCGGGCGTCCAGCTTGGCGAGCAGACGGGTGATGTACGTCTTCGCCGTCGCCACGCTGATGCACAGTTCGGCGGCGATCTCCGTGTTGGACAGGCCGCTGCCGACGAGCGTGAGCACCTCGTGCTCGCGGTCGGTGATCGCCGTCAACTCCCTTTGCCGGACGTGTTGTCGGGGGTGGGCCGCGAAGTCCTGGATCAGCCGCCGGGTCACACTGGGGGCGATCAGGGCGTCCCCGGCGGCCACGATCCGGATCGCCGCGAGGATGTCGTCCAGGGCCATGTCCTTGACCAGAAACCCGGACGCACCCGCGCGCAGCGCCCCGTAGACGTGATCGTCGTCGTCGAAGGTGGTGAGGACGACTATTCGGGTGCCTTCCGTCCCCGTCCCCCGGGTGATGCGGCGGGTCGCCTCGATGCCGTCCATGCCCGGCATGCGCAGGTCCATCACGACGACGTCCGGGGCGAGTCGGCCGACGAGGGCGACCGCCTCCGCCCCGTCGGCGGCCTCACCCACCACCTCGATGTCCGGCAGGTCGGCGATCACCATGCTGAGTGCGGTACGGATCAGCTGCTGGTCGTCGGCGAGCAGCACCCGGACCGTCGTCGCCGCCGTCATCGGGCCACCGCCGGTAGCGGGATCGGGAGGGGGATCGGCAGCCGCGCGGCCACCCGGAAGCCGCCCTCTCGACGCGGTCCGGCCGCGAACTCCCCGTCCAGCAGGGCGACTCGTTCCCGCATCCCGGCCACTCCGAACCCGGTGTCGGTGGCGCTCCCCCGGCCCCGCCCGTCGTCGGTGACCTCGATGACCAGGGCGTCGTCGGCCCGGTAGTCAAGGGTGACCCGGCAGGACAGGGCACCGGCATGGCGTACGACGTTGGTCACCGACTCCTGCACGATTCGGAACGCCGACAGGTCGACGTCCGGGGGCAGTTCGCGCCGTTCCCCCACCCAGTGCAGATGTACGCGCACACCGGCGGCGCTCGTCACGGCGGCGAGCCGCTCGATGTCCGCCAACCCGGCTGCCACGGGCTCCCGTTGGCCGGTTCCGTGCTCCTCCGCGTGCCGCAGCGCGACCAGCATTCGGCGCAGGCCCGCCAGAGTCTCCCGGCCCTCGTGCTCGACCGCCGACATCGCCTCCCGCGCGGCCTCGGGACGGGTAGCCGCCACCCGGGCCGCCGCGCCCGCCTGGAGCGCAATGATGCCGATGCTGTGGGCGACCGTGTCGTGCATCTCCCTTGCTATGCGCAGACGTTCGGCGGTGACGGCCTGCTCTGCGGTGCGGGCGGCGAGCTGTTGGGCGTGCGCCTGGCTGCGGTGCGCCGCGTCCCCGAGCAGCCAGGCGATCAACGTCACCAGGGCGACGGCCAGTTCGGCCGAGGTGCCGACATTCCAGCCCATCAGGATCCGTACGGCCAAATAGAACACGAGCAGAGCGAGCGAGAGGGAGACGGCCATGGCCCCGGTACGGCGGGGGCCACCGGCGGCGACGAAGTACACGGCGGTCTGCACGGCCAGGAACTGGGCCATCGGGATCTCCCCCACGCCCAGCGTGCTCGTCTCGCAGACAGCGGCCGTCAGCATCAAGCACACGGCCGTCAGCGGGCGGCGGGACAAGAGTGCGGCGGCGATCAACGCCAGGGCGGTGGCCAGGACCAGGAACGCCAGGCCGTCCCAGCGGTAGAGCTGTGCGGCCGGCCAGTGATCGGGCTCCACCTCACCGGGCAGCCGGACACGCGTGAGGTACGTGAACGCCGTGCCCGCACACCAGGCGAACGCCGTCCAGGCACCCGGCGGGACGCGCTTGAGGAGGGGCGGGGGCGGAGTGGCGGACATGTGCCGATCGTAGGGCGGCTGTTGACGGTGGTCATCGGCCCAAGGACGTACAACCTTAGTCGACAGCGGGCGAGTTGGAGTGTCGGCCGAGGGCCGATGCCCGGACAGTCCGTACGGCGGGACGGTGTTGTCGTGATTGAAGTCGAAGAACTGACGAAGCGCTACGGGACGACGACCGCCGTAGACCATCTCTCCTTCACCGTCCGTCCGGGGCACGTCACGGGCTTCCTCGGCCCGAACGGCGCAGGCAAGTCCACGACCCTGCGGCTGATGCTCGGGCTGAACACCCCAACCGGCGGTGCCGTCACCGTCGACGGCCGGCCGTTCGCCGAGCGCGCCCGGGGTCTGCGGCACATCGGCGCGCTGCTGGACGCCCACGACGTGCACGACGGGCGCACTGCCCGCGCCCAGCTGACCTCACTGGCCGTCGGCAACGGACTGCCCCGGCGGCGGGTGGCCGAAGTGCTGGCCGAGGTGGGCCTGTCCGAGGCGGCGAGGCGACGGATCGGCGGATTCTCGCTGGGGATGAGACAGCGCCTGGGCATCGCGGCGGCGCTGCTCGGCGATCCGCCGGTGCTCCTCTTCGACGAACCTCTCAACGGGCTTGACCCAGAAGGGGTGTTGTGGGTGCGAAGGCTGTTCCGGCGGCTGGCCGGCGAGGGGCGCACGGTGCTGGTGTCCAGCCATCTGATGGGGGAGATGGAACAGACCGCCGAGGACCTGATCGTCATCGGCCGCGGCAGACTGATCGCGGCGGAGAGCCTCAAGGACTTCGCGGCCCGCGCGACGGGCCTCCATGTGTCCGTCCGCACCCCCGACGCCCTTGGGCCGCTGCTGGCGGGCGAGGGCGCGGCGGTACGGACGGAGCCGGACGGCTCGTACACCGTGACCGGTCTGCCCGCCGAGCGCATCGGCGAGCTTGCCTTCGCCCACGGTGTGCGGCTGCACGAGCTCAGCCCGAAATCGGCTTCCCTGGAGGACGCGTTCATGGAACTCACGGCCGAGAGCGTCGAGTTCGCCGCAGGAGCCGCCACCCCGACGACCTCTGCCGGAGCCGCCCGATGAGCACCGACATCACCACCGACACCCCAACGGCTGACCCTGCGGGCCTCCCCTACCGGCCGTCGGCCGCTCCCACCGCCCGCTTCCGGCACCTGGTCGCCGCCGAGTGGATCAAATTCTGGTCGCTGCGCTCCACCGCCCTCGTGCTGGCGGCGGGTGCGCTGGCCACCCTGGGGATCTGTGTGAACGCCGCCAGGGTCAATGCCGACCGACTCGCCCACCAGCCGGGGCTGCCGCCAGTGCCGCCCGGCGGAAGGCCTGCGCTGCCGCAGATGGTCTACGACCCGCTGGGTGCCGCGTACGTGTCCCCGGCCTGGGCCTTGTTGATGATCATCGTGGCGGCGCTCGGCGCGAGTGTGATCTTCGGTGAGTACACCAGCGGTCTGATCCGGACGACATTCGCCGCTGTGCCCGACCGCCGCGCGGTCGTCGCCGCCAAGGCCACCGTCGTCGGCGCGGTGACACTCGTCCTCGGAGTGGCCGTCTCGGGCGGCTCCTTCGGTGTGACGCAGGCGATCCTGCGCGATCACCACGGCATGTCCCTCGCCGACCCGGGGGCTCTGCGCGCCGTCACGGCGTCCGCGCTGCTGGTGCCGTTGTGCGCACTCATCGGCATGGCGGTGGGCGCCCTGGTCCGGCACACGGCGGGCGCGGTCGTGACGGTCATCGCCCTGCTGCTTCTGGTACCGCAGCTCTTCGGTGGGGAGCAGTACCGCTGGGTCGTGGAGATCGGCAACGCCATGCCGCTGACCGCCTGGGACCGGCTGATCCTCAACCCTGACCGGGACTACGACCTGGGCAGGTACCCGGTGACGATCACCGAGGCGTGGTGTGTGTACGGCGCCTGGTCCGCCGTGGCCGTGGCTGTCACGGTGTGCGTGGTGGGGCGGCGGGATGTCTGACGTCGAACGTCGGACGGAGATCGTCGAGGCCGCCCGCACAACAGCCCGCTCCTACCTACCTGCACGCATACCGCCGGGCCAGCGCACGGAACGCCTCCTTCCGCTCCCAGTGCCACGGTGAACTCGGGTCGCCAGGACGGTCCTTGACGGCCTTGTTGATGCCATAGCTCGCCATGTCGATGTCGAAGCGCGGATTGTCGGCACGGTGTTCGGCGTCGGCGGTCCCGAACTCGAAGGCCATCGCCGCGTACAGCCCCATCGACTCGAAGACGTCCAACAGGTCGACGAGATAGGCGGCTTGTGCGCGCTCGCTGCGTACGAGGTCGCCCTTGATCTCCTGCGGGACCTTGTCGTAGTCGACGACGTTCCAGCCCATGCCGCCCCCCCCCTGGGGCGCCCCCTCGTACGTACAGGTGCCGAACTCGGTGATGGCGAGCGGCTTGCCCCAACGCAGGAAGCGCCGCAACTCCCTTACGTAATCAGCCTTGTTGGGATAGTACGAGTAGTAGTCGATGCCGATGACGTCGAAGAGGTTCCAGTCGACCTTGTCGTCCTGGCCGGCGGCGTAACTCAGCCGCCCGTGGAAGACCGACCGTCCGACGGCCGCGGCCTTCGCGGTGAACCGGTCGAGCCGGCGCTGCATCTTCTCCCAGTCGACGGTGCCGTTGAGGAGGTTCTCGATCCGGTCCAGGACGGTCTCGCCGGGGACGATGTCCGGCACGAACAGCCAGAACTCGCAGCCCACGCTGAACTCGACACTCGCCCCCTGCCGCCGCAGCCGCTCCGCGTGCCGCCCGGTCTCCGCGAGGTGTTCGAGGATGTCCCGTTCCGGAACGTCCCCGAGGGTGGGCTGCAACCAGACGTGCATGCCTCGCTCGGCGACCTCGGAGGCGGTGGTGTTCAGCCGCTCGACCCCGTCGCCGGTGACCTCGACGGTGTCGGCGTGCAGACCGTCGCGGATCGTTCGGATGTCGGCGCGCATACGGGCGGCGCTGTAGCCGGTGACGGGGGTCTCGCCGTCGACGATGGTGTAGACGACGCCCCGGCGGGTCAGGCCACCGCCATGACCACGGGCGGCAGTCGCGGCGGCAGGCCGCTCAGCCGCCCGCGCTCCGGCCACCGGAAGCAGCGCCCCCGTGAGCCCGGCGGCTGCCGTACCGGCCAGAAACCGCGCCCGGCTGATCCCGCTGCCCCCGCTGATCCCCGTGCTCTTGGTCTTCTCCATGCCTTCACTGTGCCGAGGCCGAAAGCACCCCGCCGTCCTCCGAAGGTCTACGGCGACGCAACCAAGGTATGAGGAGGGAACGTCGATCACCACGGAGATCGTCATCCGAACCCCACCGAAGGAGATCCGAGATCTTGGGCCCCGCGAAGACCCCCACGAGGAACCCCGCGAAGAACCCAGCGAAGACCTCCTCGAAGTTCCGGCCGACCCGCCGCACCCTCCTCACCACCGGAGCCGCGACCGCCGCGACCCTGCTGACACCGGCCGCACCCGCGCACGCGGCGGCCACCGACCCCGATGTCACCGCCCGCCTGCGCGACCTGGAGGCGCAACACGGCGCCCGCGTAGGCGTGTTCGCGCACAACCTCGGCACGAGGGAGACCGTCCGGCACCGCGCCGACGAACGCTTCCCGGTCTGCTCGCTCTTCAAGACCCTCGCGGCGGCAGCCGTACTGCGCGACCTGGACCGGTCCGGCGAGGTCCTGTCCAAGCGCGTGCACTACACGGCCGACGACCTGGTCGAGGGCTCGAAACAGACCGAGGAACACCTCGCCGAGGGCATGACGGTGGCCCAACTCGCCGACGTGGCAATCCGGTTCAGCGACAACACGGCAGGCAACCTGCTCCTGCGTGAACTGGGCGGCCCCACCGCGATCACCCGCTTCGCCCGCTCCCTCGGCGACCGGGCGACCCGCCTCGACCGCTGGGAGACCGAGCTCAACTCGGCGGAGCCGTGGCGGACCACGGACACGACGACGCCGTACGCCATCGGCCGCACATACGCCCGCCTGGTCCTCGGCGACGTACTGACCCGCCCGGACCGCGAACTCCTCACCCACTGGCTGCTGACCAACACGACCAGCGGCAACCGTTTCCGTCTGACCCTGCCCCCGACCTGGACGATCGCCGACAAGACGGGCGCCGGCTCCTACGGCACGAACAACAACGTGGGCATCGCCTGGACACCGGACGGCACCCCGATCATCCTGGCCGTCCAGACGACAAAGCCGGACCGGGACGCCGTCGCCGACCATCCTCTGGTGGCGGAGACGGCGCGGGTGTTGGGGAATGCGTTGGGCTGAGAGAAGGGTCTCCGAGAGCCGGCACCTTCCACCTCACCGGAACCGCCGCACATACCGCCGCTGCCAAGGCGTCTCCACCGCATGCCGGTCGTAATGGGCCCGCACGTAGGCCACCGCCTCCTCCGCCGGCAGCCCGTCCAGCACGGCGAGGCACGCCAGCGCCGTCCCCGTACGCCCTCGCCCACCGCCGCAGGCGACCTCCACCCGCTCGCCGGCCGCTCGTTCCCACACCTCGACCAGGGCCGCGCGGGCGTCCGCATGATCCTTGGGGAGGCGGAAGTCGGGCCATTTGAGCCAGCGGAACTCCCAGGAAACCGCGGGGGGTTGGCTGCCGAGGAGGTAGACGGCGTACGAGGGGACAGGTGCCGTCGGGTCGAGAGGGTGGCGCAGGCCGCGTCCCCTGATCAGGCGGCCGGACGGCAGCCGCAGCACGCCCGCGTCTCCCTCGCCCCAGCACCCGTCGGCCCTCTGGTCCAGCCGCTCGTCCATCCGCGCATCCCCCTGCTCGTCCATCCGTACATTCGAACGCGGTCCCGAAACCCGGGCAACCGATTCCGGGGAAACGGTGGTCTGGTGGGCGAGGAGGTACTTGATGCAGGCCGAACAAGAGGCCCAGTTCCATGAATTCGTCAGAGCGCGGTGGTCCCATCTGGTGCGCACCGCGTATCTCCTGACCGGCGACGCCCACCACGCCGAGGATCTGACGCAGACGGCGCTGGCGAAGGCGTACCGCTCCTGGCGGCGGGTCTCACGCACCGACAGTCCGGAGGCGTACGTCCGCCGGATGCTGGTCAGTTGCAACAGTGACCGGTTCCGCAAGCGGCGCGTGCGGGAGGCGCTGACCGACGCCCCGCCCGACGTGGTGGGCCGCGACGAGTCCGCCTCATGGGCCGACGAACGCAGCGCGCTCCTCGG contains these protein-coding regions:
- a CDS encoding FecCD family ABC transporter permease, with translation MRRIPVLPLAVGLILLLFLSLLCGVGLGASGIGWGQVLRFLRDGVTGGTIRAGDVAAYTIVWELRLPRVVLAAVVGAGLAAVGVAVQAMVRNALADPFVLGISSGAAVGANAVILLGAFAGLGVWALSVSAFVSALAAMVLVYAVAQSAAHGLTPLRLILTGTALAYGFEAVTTVMVFGAARGEAARSAMMWLLGSLGGATWAQVPIAAVTVLVGWAWLARRAESLNALAMGDETAAALGVQPARLRRELFLVTAAVTGTVVAVSGAIGFVGLMVPHVVRMLVGADHRRVLAVAPLVGAVLLVWADVLSRLLLAPAELPVGVITAVVGVPAFLLLMRRGGYAFGGR
- a CDS encoding ABC transporter ATP-binding protein; this translates as MRLDVEGVSVDVGAVRLVEDLTMRVDSGSFVGLVGPNGSGKSTLLRCVYRALRPTGGAVRLDDVDVHGMEPRAAARVLAALPQESSAEFDFTVAEVVAMGRLPHQGRTAAGDRDICAAALERTGVTHLADRGFLALSGGEKQRVLIARALAQQPRVLVLDEPTNHLDIAHQLDVLSLVRSSGLTALAALHDLNLAAAHCDLLYVIAGGRVVASGPPHEVLQAALLSEVFGVRAHPVRHPETGAVQLLFDLLPKQP
- a CDS encoding ABC transporter substrate-binding protein, encoding MCKPVVSPVLMSVLMSVLVTGCGASVEKPSAQASSAAVTLTNCGQKVTYEKVPERVVTNDVGITELMFALGLEDRMAGFAMPDDKGDLTGVPWKDGYGKVKWLSKQQLTKENVLDARGDWVFAGWNYGFRDDNGFTPDALKKLGIPSYVLTESCRNGRTNTSRGIMPPLDALYTDLTNLGRLFGVEQRAATLIAGFKKQVAAVAAKAPTGSARPKVFLYDSGTDAPFTSGRYAAPEEVISKAGGVNVMNDLDDSWTTVGWETVVERDPDVIVICNYGDVSAEQKRKFLLSYAPLKNVSAVKHKRIFVLDYVDLVESPRNPSAIARLGAYLRSVADTRPAS
- a CDS encoding response regulator transcription factor gives rise to the protein MTAATTVRVLLADDQQLIRTALSMVIADLPDIEVVGEAADGAEAVALVGRLAPDVVVMDLRMPGMDGIEATRRITRGTGTEGTRIVVLTTFDDDDHVYGALRAGASGFLVKDMALDDILAAIRIVAAGDALIAPSVTRRLIQDFAAHPRQHVRQRELTAITDREHEVLTLVGSGLSNTEIAAELCISVATAKTYITRLLAKLDARDRVQLVIIAYEAGLVSATERR
- a CDS encoding sensor histidine kinase is translated as MSATPPPPLLKRVPPGAWTAFAWCAGTAFTYLTRVRLPGEVEPDHWPAAQLYRWDGLAFLVLATALALIAAALLSRRPLTAVCLMLTAAVCETSTLGVGEIPMAQFLAVQTAVYFVAAGGPRRTGAMAVSLSLALLVFYLAVRILMGWNVGTSAELAVALVTLIAWLLGDAAHRSQAHAQQLAARTAEQAVTAERLRIAREMHDTVAHSIGIIALQAGAAARVAATRPEAAREAMSAVEHEGRETLAGLRRMLVALRHAEEHGTGQREPVAAGLADIERLAAVTSAAGVRVHLHWVGERRELPPDVDLSAFRIVQESVTNVVRHAGALSCRVTLDYRADDALVIEVTDDGRGRGSATDTGFGVAGMRERVALLDGEFAAGPRREGGFRVAARLPIPLPIPLPAVAR
- a CDS encoding ABC transporter ATP-binding protein; the encoded protein is MIEVEELTKRYGTTTAVDHLSFTVRPGHVTGFLGPNGAGKSTTLRLMLGLNTPTGGAVTVDGRPFAERARGLRHIGALLDAHDVHDGRTARAQLTSLAVGNGLPRRRVAEVLAEVGLSEAARRRIGGFSLGMRQRLGIAAALLGDPPVLLFDEPLNGLDPEGVLWVRRLFRRLAGEGRTVLVSSHLMGEMEQTAEDLIVIGRGRLIAAESLKDFAARATGLHVSVRTPDALGPLLAGEGAAVRTEPDGSYTVTGLPAERIGELAFAHGVRLHELSPKSASLEDAFMELTAESVEFAAGAATPTTSAGAAR
- a CDS encoding ABC transporter permease → MSTDITTDTPTADPAGLPYRPSAAPTARFRHLVAAEWIKFWSLRSTALVLAAGALATLGICVNAARVNADRLAHQPGLPPVPPGGRPALPQMVYDPLGAAYVSPAWALLMIIVAALGASVIFGEYTSGLIRTTFAAVPDRRAVVAAKATVVGAVTLVLGVAVSGGSFGVTQAILRDHHGMSLADPGALRAVTASALLVPLCALIGMAVGALVRHTAGAVVTVIALLLLVPQLFGGEQYRWVVEIGNAMPLTAWDRLILNPDRDYDLGRYPVTITEAWCVYGAWSAVAVAVTVCVVGRRDV
- a CDS encoding abortive phage infection protein is translated as MEKTKSTGISGGSGISRARFLAGTAAAGLTGALLPVAGARAAERPAAATAARGHGGGLTRRGVVYTIVDGETPVTGYSAARMRADIRTIRDGLHADTVEVTGDGVERLNTTASEVAERGMHVWLQPTLGDVPERDILEHLAETGRHAERLRRQGASVEFSVGCEFWLFVPDIVPGETVLDRIENLLNGTVDWEKMQRRLDRFTAKAAAVGRSVFHGRLSYAAGQDDKVDWNLFDVIGIDYYSYYPNKADYVRELRRFLRWGKPLAITEFGTCTYEGAPQGGGGMGWNVVDYDKVPQEIKGDLVRSERAQAAYLVDLLDVFESMGLYAAMAFEFGTADAEHRADNPRFDIDMASYGINKAVKDRPGDPSSPWHWERKEAFRALARRYACR
- the bla gene encoding class A beta-lactamase, with the protein product MGPAKTPTRNPAKNPAKTSSKFRPTRRTLLTTGAATAATLLTPAAPAHAAATDPDVTARLRDLEAQHGARVGVFAHNLGTRETVRHRADERFPVCSLFKTLAAAAVLRDLDRSGEVLSKRVHYTADDLVEGSKQTEEHLAEGMTVAQLADVAIRFSDNTAGNLLLRELGGPTAITRFARSLGDRATRLDRWETELNSAEPWRTTDTTTPYAIGRTYARLVLGDVLTRPDRELLTHWLLTNTTSGNRFRLTLPPTWTIADKTGAGSYGTNNNVGIAWTPDGTPIILAVQTTKPDRDAVADHPLVAETARVLGNALG
- a CDS encoding protein-tyrosine phosphatase family protein; this translates as MDEQGDARMDERLDQRADGCWGEGDAGVLRLPSGRLIRGRGLRHPLDPTAPVPSYAVYLLGSQPPAVSWEFRWLKWPDFRLPKDHADARAALVEVWERAAGERVEVACGGGRGRTGTALACLAVLDGLPAEEAVAYVRAHYDRHAVETPWQRRYVRRFR
- a CDS encoding SigE family RNA polymerase sigma factor — its product is MQAEQEAQFHEFVRARWSHLVRTAYLLTGDAHHAEDLTQTALAKAYRSWRRVSRTDSPEAYVRRMLVSCNSDRFRKRRVREALTDAPPDVVGRDESASWADERSALLGALAQLPPKQRAVVVLRYWEDLSEAEVAETLGCSQGTVKSQASKGLAKLRTYPGLAQVVGRPEPSHASHVREGIR